In the Anomalospiza imberbis isolate Cuckoo-Finch-1a 21T00152 chromosome 3, ASM3175350v1, whole genome shotgun sequence genome, TGATTTCCCATTACTATTCTCTAGGACTGAAAACAGCTTTGTAAGCCATTGGTGTtgactatttttttaattacaggaaAATTAGTCATGTTGTGATTAGCTGAACTCTTGCCAAtgtgaaatatatatattctcCTTCttagaaaaccaaacaaaaaaaccccaactaaaTAATAGCccaaacaatttaaaatttattttgtcatgCTGAAGAAAGAAGTGGACATTTATAGTGTTCTGTAGTTTAATGCTTGTGGGATAAAATACCTCTCTTGTGTTGCAGTCCTAGTAACTGCCCCTTTCTCTTCCCCCCTTCCCTTGTGCCCCCAGCAGGTAAAAGGTGTTAAATTGCTGTAGAAGTCTTGGGtgtcattttttgttttgtttctgcaggGTGTAGTGAAAGTGGGTGCAGTAGATGCAGATAAACATCAGTCCTTGGGTGGACAGTATGGAGTCAGAGGGTTTCCAACTATCAAGATATTTGGAgccaacaaaaacaaagcagaggaTTATCAGGGTAAATGTGATGAATTTTTAGATGTTGCATGCCTAAAACCTTCCCTGAATGCAGTAATCATGGTAGCTGTTAATGCTGTATTGGGTGGATTTTCCTTCCTGTCTAGTGCTTGTAGTAATGGAGAGACAGATGCGTGGGAGTGATTTGACCAAATTGTGTATATCTTAGCATTGTCTAATAGCCTCACCTGCAGTTCATAGTTGTTGGAAGTTGATAGGGAGTTTCAAGGAATTGttcctttcttcctgtttatttGGAGCTTGCCATAGAGTCACTCCTCATCAGAAAAGCCAGGTAATGAAAAGGTGTAGTGAAGTCTGTCTTGCTGCTTAAGTCAGATGTCCCACAAGTACCTTATCACTCATAGCCCAGTCCGCTTTTCCTGAAAGATCATTAGGGCGAGGGAGGATTAAGTTTGTAATTAAGTGAGGAGCATACTTTAAACTGGCCTTTTGATGGTTTGATCATTATTTTGCTGCACTGCAGGTGGCAGGACAAGTGATGCTATAGTTGATGCCGCTCTAAGTGCTCTTCGGTCCCTGGTGAAAGAACGTCTTAGTGGCAGAAGTGGAGGATACAGCTCTGGAAAACAGGTATTTGAGGgaatgtgtgtttgcttttcagCTGGAGACTGTCTTGTACAGGAGATCAAAGCTCCCAACTCTGTCACAGAATTGGAAGAGATGTCTGGAGTTTTATCTAGTCCAGGTGCCCTGCCCAGTGCAGGGCCATCTGAAGCAGATggctcagggctgtgtcccctaAAGTTGTATCTCCAAGAACTGAGACTCCAAATGGACTGCATTCTCTGGGctacctgttccagtgtttgaccacaTTCACATAGAAATCTTTCCTCTTATGTTTTAGGttataaaatcataaaatggtATTTCCTATATTTCAACTTAGTCCCTTTTGTCTCTTGTTGCAGCAAAGCGCCTGCCTTTGTTTTCTCTACTCTCCTGCACATTCTCATCACATGTCAGATGCTCAAAGCCCTTAATCAGCTCTGACCGTTGGCTGGACTTGCTCCAGTGTGTGCATGCCTCTTCTGTGGGGGAGCCTAGAACTAGacccagcactccaggtgtTTCACATTGTACTGTGCAGAAGATTGCCTCCTCAGACCTTCTGGCAACTCTGCCTGGTGCAGCTGGGGAGGCTGTTGACCACCTTTGCCACAGGATTGCagtgctggctcatgttcagcttgtCCACCAGGACACTCATGTTCCTCTTTGAAAAGTTGCTTTCCAGCTAGTCAGTTCTCAGTGCGTGCTGGTATATGGGGCTGTCACTCTCCAGGTGCATCTCCCTTTGAACAGGGTTTCCTGTTAGCCCCATTCTCCAGGTGGTACAGGTACCGTTTTGCCTAATCCTAATCTAAATTAGACAGATTAAGTTTTTTTTAACTCAGTAGGGTTTTTCTGAAGTTGGCTTGCTGGATTTCTTCCTGAAGGTAAATTGAAAAGCTTACAGCTCCTACTACTATTTCTAAGTCACTGTGCAAGTACATTCTGACATCCTCAGGGTGGCCACATAGAAGACCTGGGTGGACTGTACCCTGTAGTGTATATCACACTCCCATACATTTGTTTTGCCTGGAAACCAGGACTTGATTCCAGATGGAAGTGGGGGTTGGAGAGCACTTTATTCATGAACAGATCAGTGCATGAAGAATTGAGAAAATGTTCCCACATCTTCTTGGTAGTTAGTTTGAccctatttcttttttttcatgagaAGATTCATTTGCTGTGTCTTGAAAGAGCTGTGAGGAGTAGGCTGTGTGTATTGTCAGTTCTAAAAAGGGAAAGTTAAAGTTGTATGACCTAACACTGCCTGTTTTGTATCTTGCTCAAATAAAGATGGGTTGGTTCAATGTGACACACACAGGAGTTGGCCTGTGTGGGAGACCAGTTTTGGTTACTTCTTATGTGAGGGTCTGTTTGTTTCTTACAGAGCCGGGAGAGCGGAGGTGGAGATAAGAAGGATGTGATTGAGCTGACTGATGACAGCTTTGATAAGAATGTCATAAATAGCGATGATGTGTGGATGGTGGAGTTTTATGCCCCATGGTGTGGGCACTGCAAAAAGTAAATGAGGTTTTACTTTAACAATTCAGTTCCTGTTAGGCCCTGTTTTATGTAATACCCTTAATCCCCTAAAAGAGACCTTGCATCTCTGATATACcagaagttatttttttttgtaaggtGATCTAACAAAACTTTGTGGGTTCTGCTAAGGGCCCCTtggtgctgctctggctgcactCCTCCTTAGCAGTAAAATTCCCATTTACCAGTAGAAATAAGATCTGGAAGTTATATTAAACTTTTCATTCCTTCAGATGAAGGACATCAGTCTTGTTTGGATAACCTTCTTACCTGTCATTCTCAGCAAGAGACTATTTTACTTAAGTAAAACATGCTACATAATGTTGAAGTGTGGTATACTTTTGCTAGATCTGAGAGAGCTTAGGGCATTTGTACTctgtttttcagcctggagcCAGAatgggcagctgctgccactgaGGTGAAGGagcaaacaaaaggaaaagtaaagCTGGCTGCAGTAGATGCAACAGTCAACCAGATGCTGGCAAGCCGATATGGGGTGAGTGTGCTCTGCAGTGGTTacaattttctttccatctctACCAAATCAGATTTCTCTTCAATCCTTACTGAGCTGTTCCTTAATCTGGTACTACTTAAATGTTTTGTGCCAAAAATAAGTGACACGTTCAGTTTGTTTCCCACAAATAATAAATGAATGTCAGTAACAACATAAATAAatggagaaagaggaaaataattattcCAGATGTTGCTGAGGAGAAAGGCTATTTATTTCCATAACATCTTGTATACCTTTATCATTTGGAGTGAGAGGTGTCTTTCTTGAGACTCTAGGCTGGTTGGGCATCTCTGGAACCCTTGGAGCCAGTTATTAGGGATCACTCTGACAATATCAGTTGCCCAGATCAGCTGTGTTTCTTGTCAAAAGAGAATAGATACTCTTGAATTTTTAGTACAGTCCACGGAGCTTACAGTGTGCTTCATAGTTTCCCTCTAAGTGCACATGGCTGACAATATAGAGGGAACACTGAGCAAGATTTACTGGAAGTGTAGCAGAAGGAGTTTAAGGTCCAGTTACTGCCATGTAGGCCCAGTGTTGTCCATCCCAGACAAATCAGGAAATTATTGTTTAATAAATATCAAGGGTAAAGATAGTCCTCACGGTGCTTAAACCTGCAGTGCTTGGTGCATCTAAACTGAGATAAAACCATTGCTGGTTCATCAGGCCAAAACCCCGAAGAGCATTTTAGTGTACATTCACCTTGTTTTGAATTGTTGCAAAGGTAGGAAGCTACAAAATTCAAGTCTAGTCAGAACATGTGAGACTCAATACATGAAGATGTTGAATCTCCTCCCTTGCTCTTAGTCTAGAGGACATCAGACAAGCAGATAATTTCCACCATAAATATTCAAGTTTACTCGAGCTGATGGTTTAAACTTGTCTTGCAGATTCGTGGATTTCCCACCATTAAAATCTTCCAGAAAGGAGAAGACCCTGTTGATTATGATGGTGGGAGAACTAGATCTGATATCATTGCTCGTGCTCTGGACCTGTTTTCTGATAATGCACCACCGCCTGAGCTCCTGGAGGTACTTATACATCATTTTCTCAAATTTCTTTTCCATCATACTCTTGGCAGCAGTTTGTACTGGTCTATATGAACTCTAAATAAAACTGCCTAAGTGTGGTGCGTCTGCACAGTTTTGCCCCAGAAAGTAAAGGATGACAAGCTTTGAGTAACAAAAAGCTTAATGTTCATTTCTACAGTCAATTTGTTGTTGTCTGGAAGATGATCAGAATTGATACAGTGAAGGCATTAACAGGATGGTGCCAGGGTGTCTGAATCTGCTCTTGAGGAATGAGTGAAAGAGTTGAGTTGTGTTCCCCATCTCTTTTCATACAATAAGAGGGCAGGGCCTTGTCATTTGCAAGCTGTCCATTAGGAGATGCATGATGAGTAGTTTTGCTTGTTGTCCAAAAAACTCCACCCTCTGTCAGGCAACTTCTTTTTTCAGCTTGCTGTTGGTAGATTTGAAATGGTGATCAGTTGTCTCCAAAGTCCGGTGCACACAAGACAGTCCATTGGgatgcaggaaggaaaaaaccaaaaaatatctGTACTAttaataaagatatttttatatgGTGCTTCATATTTTGTATCCTtctaaattttttattttgtatgcTTTCTAATATTAATACATCAGTTCATGTTGATGTATGTGTATATGCATATAATTGATACATATATATCAGAGGCTCATGCTTAGAAATTTATTTACTGGTAGGATGCACAATCAAAGGTTGGAGACCATTGTTGTAGGTCACTGGATCAATTCCTTTTTGAGACAcatcccacaaaaccagtgttgctgttactgttgcTTGAACATCCTCATCCACAGCAAAGGCTGCCTCTGCAGGCTCTCCTTGTGCTTGCAGGCATTTGCATGGCCCTGGGGGTGCTCTTTCCAGCCTTGGGCAAGAACAATGATTTTGAGCAAGAAGTGACATCTGACTGTGCCTTCTGTAAGCCTTATTTGGTACTGCAGTTTCTTGTTGCTGCAAGGCTCAACAGAAGACTTTGTGAACTCCTTGTAAATTACTCTTGTACTGGGGGACCAGTGAAGTAGAAGAGACTTGTAAGCTTTTGTGTCAAGTTATTTCAATGCTTACTGCTTTGCAGGATGGAATTACTGGGCTGTTGGAGGGAAGTAGAGTCACAACTGATGAACCAGATCTTACTGTCAttgactttgtgctgctttcttCTAGATAATTAGTGAGGATGTTCTGAAAAGTACCTGTGATGCTCATCAACTCTGCATCATTTCTGTCCTGCCTCATATTCTTGACACAGGTACACATACAAACAAGCAGACTTCTGTATGTATTTGTCACTTAAAGCATGTAGTTGTGTTTTTTTTACTTGTCCAATTTTGTTTAACAAACAGGAGCTTCAGGGAGAAATTCTTACCTGGATGTCATGTTAAAAATggctgaaaaatacaaaaagaaaatgtgggGGTAAGTGTTATTGTCCACTGGTCATCTTGGAAAATATGTTAGCATTTCTGGGGGTAAATGGGATAAAATTTGTATGATACTTGTTTAAGCTACAGAAAGAGTTGTTCAGGGTAGCATATCTTGGTATTTCACTAATTACTGGAGAAGGGAATGCTGTGACTTTAAAatagccctttttttttttttaatttcatccaCCTCTCAAATTCTGCATTTACAAGTGATATCTAAGCAGTAATGAGATTAAGCATATTTTACTCTTGTCCTGAATACTCAGGTATTTTAGGGAGGTTTCTTTTACCATCTTTTGCTGGTTAGTGAGTGTGCCAGTGTGACTTTTGAATTCTAAAAGAAACATGTAAATTGTAGTTTATTAACATGTTTCATGCTCTCAAAGAAACAGGCCAGCAGGCTATGCCTTTACTCCTCCTTAGGTGCAGGTTAGGATCTCTGGGACTTCTCAGGAAAGTGAGAGGTGTTCTGACACACTGACTGCTGTGAAGAGGAGCAAAATGGCATGAAAGCCTGGGGAAAATGCTGAGATTGGCTCGTTCCAGAGGTTCCTCAGGGGTCTTGCTAAGATGAGAGGAACTGAGACTGAGTGTCCTTAGCTAGAAATCCTCCATACTGATATTTGGACAGGACTTTGTAATCTTTAGATCTGTGACTTGAGTACTTTTAAACCTTCCCCTTAATACCAGCTATACCAGCTAAAGTGTAGCTGTGTGTTCACCTTGCTAACATAGTTCTTCCCCTGCCCTGTGTTTAGTGGCTGTTCTTACCCAGCTTTTGGTGGTTGTGTGGGTGGGGCTGGCCTAGAGGTGCTGCTGAGAGGGGACTTCCTTCTGTTGCAAGGTTCAGGATCAGGACTTTCCTTTACCCTGCTAACTTTGAAAGTGTCAAAGGCAATACAGAGGCCTGCTTGAACTCTGCAGCGTTGCAGGATATGTGGTTTGAAAATTATTGTGGTGTCTGTCCTCattattaattttctatttcatcTTTTCCTCAAGGTGGCTGTGGACAGAAGCAGGTGCTCAATCAGATCTTGAGAGCTCTCTGGGGATTGGAGGCTTTGGGTATCCAGCAATGGCAGCTGTTAATGCTCGGAAGATGAAATTTGCCCTTCTGAAAGGATCATTCAGTGAGCAAGGGATTAATGAGTTTCTCAGGTATGAAATCTTTAAGTGACTTAAATCTTTCTGGATCTAGGGCTATGATTCTTTAGACTACAGTAAGACTCTCCTGTATCACACAAGATTTGCATGGTTAAGAGCATTAAGATGAGAATTCTGTGGAGTCAGGGAATGATTTCAATGGCGATTGCAATAAAGCAGTCATTACCTTTTTGTGGTGTGCAGAATTAAGTTGGCATTTAGACTTAGGTAGTTTTAGTACAATATTTGAAAACAGAAGTAGACTTTTGATGTTGAAAAGTTTTGTTTCTCTGGTAACTTAAGAAATAACTTACTAATGAATTCCATTTAATTCAGATGGTGCATTCTGACCAGTCATTAGTAATGTGAAAGTCCCCAATTTGGGACTCATAATGGGAATCATAATGGGTGCTGTTGAAGTTCTTGAAGTTGTATATGTTGCTGTTCATCTTTCTGATTCATTTTGGTCCTGTCTTCCCCCTCCCACCTTTCCATTCTCCTGGCACTTGATAAATAGATTGGGAGAGTTGAAACAATCCATCCAAAAGGTCAATAGCTCACTGCTCAGCACAAGTCCTGTGCAACTGCCTCTTATGTAGCAGAGCAAGAGCCAGTGCTGAGAAGAATGGAataggaaaaggaaatggagagGATGACAGAAGgtagcagcagcactgaaacaGAGCAGCTAAACTTAAACTTACTTTAGTGTGGTCAAAGTGAAGTGGGAACTCTGCTTCTAcattgtcctggtttagggcacATTTGGGAGAAAAATCCTAAAGGGTTCTTTTAGAAAGTAAGTTTAAGCAGCCCTTCCCTCAACTCGTTTGggaaaagatttccttggagaaaagtggggaaaaactgtttatttaacagacAAAGCATTTACTagcacaaaaaaatgaacagtattaaacaataaaacctcttgctctgaagagatgactaACTTAGAAAGTCACTTTCCTGGGTTGCAGTTGGGCTTACTCAGTCTCTTATTAGTCCCTCTGGTGCTGGAAATGCCAGACTAGACTAACAGACtattaaaaaccaccttgaaagcattgggtgtgggggatctttcaaaaattGAGAGCAACATCTAACAAAGTGCATCTAGTTAGTTAATACCCATTAACTAACTAGTTAACTAGTGACATCAGAAGTCACTATTAAGTCCTTTTCCCTGAAGGACTTCCATGGCTTAAGAAAATATTACACCCAACGACCCAATGAACCTGTAATTAGTTGGTTAGTCTGTCTTTGGGACACTGCAGGTGAGGCTACAATTCTAGACAGTACTAAAATGAGGCATTTAAGATCCCTATCACATGATCCAGGTATCAACCAAAGAATAAGGGGGCGAACCCTCACAGTATCTGGGCACGGGTCCTAGGAAGTGTGACACAAATCTTTGTGTGTATAGACAATCCCTATATGCAGCAAACCTTTTCTTATGGAAGACCATAAAACAAGGGAttcaacaattaaaaaaataacagtagCAGAAATTGTCTTCTCAAATGACCTAAACACTAAATCCAGACTTAGAACCTTATACATCCGTGACATAGTGAAAACTTACACAACTTGGGCCATAAAAATACacttctgctttagcaataatgaagcgaAATGACTGAGAGGAGACAGTGCTTAGTATGGCAAAGAAGCTCTGAGCACatgcagatgctgtgcatggccCAACACATGCAAGAATCACAGCTGTAGAGACACGTCTgcagaaagtaaaaaataagaggagaatcacaagaaactcaaagaagaaattagagaagaaatgaaagagGGCTTTCTCCAAATCTCAGCAGTACAGATCAAAAGCTCTGGTATCAAATGCAAACATCCCCCAGATAGGGAAAGGAGGTACACCCCAcaagctgagctgtggttcttcctgtGTGATTATAGAGAGAATTTGATGAGATAGGATagaaaatctactgctgctctggctctggTACTTAAATTAAAAGACAGCAAGACTCAGAGAGCAAGTTTCACcaaaaaaagcagctccagtagCCCGTAGCCGAACTGCCAGGTATGGTGATGATGACGACATGTTCAATCCCCTTAAAAGAACCTCCAGAACATATGCCCAGGGAAAGAAGAATTACCAGGCTTACAGGGGCCCTGCCTTTAGCCAGGTAGAGACTAaggaaaaccattttttttaGACTGTGTATATTCATTagcctggcacatcagaaccacaaaaatataaAGTCTTAGTCAACACTAGTGCACAGTGCACATTAATCCCATCAagacatgtgggggcagaatcTGTTTCTATTGCTAGCATGACAGAGGGATCACAAGATTTTACTCTAATGAAAGCTGATGCAAACCTGActaaaaataagtgaaaaaaatactCTACTGTGACTAGCCCAGAAGATCCATACATTTTAAGCATAGACTTCCTCTGAAAAGGGTATTTCAAAGACCCAAAGAGACTCAGGTGGGCGTTTAAGATAGCAGCTATAGAGACAGAAGGCATTAAGCAATTAATCACCTTGCTTAGACTATCAAAGaacccatctgcagtaggacttctgaagggGGAAGAGCAAAAGAGTTTGGCCCATATCCTCTTCATTCTCTACACCACTCAGGATTTTCCATGCCTGCGTCTGCTTCTGGGCCAGGGGTCTCATCAGCTCCTCTGGACatctcagccctcattctagaCAAGCTACAGACCATATACAGGAAGCTTACTAGATTAAATACTAGGACATTGGCATCATTAACATTTaggggaaactgaacattctcAAAAAGTGACTTAACAGAttcaaaggagaagaaggaaaggaaaggctgaaaaCCCTCATTCCCTGTTCCTCCTCTAACAAGCTGGATGCAATTAccaataaacccccaaaacgtGCTACTGGAACTAGGACACAGGGTAGGATGAAGAAACCGTAAACCATACATATCTTGAACAGGCTCCAGTACCTTTGTAAACTCCCTATAACTCATAATCATTGAGCCCAGCACAAGAGCTATTCTAATCTATGCCCTTCTGCTGTAAAAGCTACATTTTAGGGACAATACTGGAGCTATTTCCAGATAAGAAAATAAGCATAGGGACCAGAAAGGTATTAAAACCTCAAAAAAGCCTAAGAACTAGAAACACATGAAGGCCTCCACCCCAAGAAACATTATGAATTCATTATGAACATAATGACTGACTGCTACTGACAGCTACTGACTGCTTTATCCCAATATACAGTAAGTACAactaaaatgcagtttttacaGGTTTTTTACACTTTCTCAAGCCCCATGGTCAGCACCAAAATAATGTATTTGTCTTGgattagggcaaatttgggagaaaacttCTAAAGGGGTTCTTCTAGAAAGCAAATTCAAGCAGCCCCTCCCCCAACTGGtttgggaaaatatttccttggcgaaaaatagaaaaaaactgtttatttaacaggcaaagcatttaccagcacaaaaaaaaaatgaacaatatttaacaataaaacctcttgctgctctgaagagatgactaACTCAGAAAGTCCCCTTTGTGGGTTGCAGTTCAGCTCACTCAgtctgttatcagtccctccggcACAGGAAATGCCATGGCCCAGGCCTGGCCCGGTGGGCCACAGATGTGAGCTGCCACTGCTCTTCCAGTCTTTCAGTCCTGAGCAGGTTTaaacagttccaagaaaaagaaaaaccatggtccagggaacttctctgccttCGATAGCTAAAAcctaactaaaagcaaaggaaagctCTCTCCCGCTGTCTGTTCTGCAGACAACACTGTTCAGAAGGATGTGGGGGAGTAAGTGCAGTTTCTGATAATAAACTCTGCActtcttctctctctcccttggttttaaaggtgcaaaacttatttctgggctaaacagaCAAATGGGGATACAGGCATTATAAAGTCACCTCAGGACACACATAAAGTACCAGCTGCTGTAAATTATGCAAGAGCCCTTGACAACTTACATTAGAAGTGTTATTTCCATGTCTGTCCTTGGAGAATGGCAGAGAACAGCCAGAATTGCAAAAGGAAATGCAACAGCCTCTCCCCACCTTGCCATAAGAAGCATATTAATTGAATTCAGTTCCTTCTGGATTAATGAAATCAGTGCTACATTCTTAACTGTGAAAGTGATCAGACTTTCTTCCTAATGCcaaaaaaaagaacattctcAGGGCATCAAGTTAAATTCAGGATACAGATGCAAGAAGAGAAATACCAGATGGTTCGCACTAATGCATGTGAAAGTGTCTGCCTTTGTCAGACATGGCAAATTTTCACAATCTATAATGTCCACCTTAGTGAAGCCTCTCCTGGGTGAGGCTGGATGGTGCTTCCAGGACACAACAGCCAATTTAACAGCTTATATTGCATTAGGCAGTTGGTTTGGTTATTGTCTTACCATGCAGCACTACTTGCTAgactaatttctgcctgtgctcagctatGCTGCCTAGAGAAAGCAGTATAATCACAGCTGGTGTGGCTGGCCATTCACTCAGCTGCTGTAGGCAGCTTCTGCAATCTAATAGGCAGTGTCAGTATTGTTAACTACAAGTAATGAATTTGGCACTGTGAAGGGCAGAAAAATTGTGAACTCCATTTGGGGAGGAATGCTAATTCAGTCTTACTTGCCTCTGAAAGATGCAAAGGGATTAGCTCCTCGGGATTTTAATGCTGGGCTTTTTGAGCAAGTCTAACTAACAAGCTCAGGATGGAGTGTCTCAAACTAAGCTGGTTACCTTGTACCCTTTGGAACCCATGGAGGCTGTCTCCAATAAAGAAAATCACTGGTGATTTCCACTAACACCTGCAGTTGACTTCCAGAACTAGAATTACAGGCTCCCCTTGGAGTTGCCTTAAGTGAAAACACACTATTAAAGAGGCTGCACTTATCTGTGATTTTTTACACTGCTCAAATATGAAATAGTGTATCTAACAGATGTCTTCGAATCCAGTTGTAAATTTTCAATGCTGCTTTAAGGGCTCTgtcattttctgcttcttgaAGTTCTTGCATCCAGACAGTTAAAGAGATGAAATCTACTTAAAGAGATGAAATCTTGAACTTGTATTCCTCTTATCTGAAGCAGGCTGTGTTCCAGGTGGACAGAGGTCGAAGGAATTTCTTAGATTTAACTTCTACTTGTTTTTTCTCAGGGAACTCTCTGTTGGTCGTGGTTCTACAGCACCAGTGGGTGGTGGAGCTTTCCCCAAAATTCATTCAGTTGAACCTTGGGATGGCAAAGATGGTGAGGTAAGAGATAATCCATTTCTGAAAGTGCTCAGCATTTGTGTTCAGAAGTGACAGGATAGAGTAACTAACATCTGTAAGTGTGAAAGTTCCTGTTCTCACAAGATTGTGGCAAGTTGTGTTGATGGTTTCCCATTATCTTAATCCTGCCAGCAGACCAAATGGTACATTGATCATCTGACATTGCAGACCAGATGTTCCTGCCTGTTAGGATGTGTGATCTGAAAGCTGGATCACTTGAGGCAGAAATATTACCAGTGCTGACTAAGGGAGGTGGTAGTGCATGCATTCACGACCCCAGTGTTGTGGAGTTCTGAAAATGTTGACCTTGCCATCAAATTCTCAATGCCAGAAAGCTTCTTAGGTAAGGCCTGTGTGATAAATAACATGGTGACCAAATCTGCCTTCTTAAGGTTCAACATTGCTGTAAAAACCAAAGTTAATGCAGTCCTTTGATCTACTTCAGATAGATAAAACATTGAATATGGTAATGGTTTTGTTACATAGTTTATTTGTATAGCCTTCATCTGGAGTATTTTGATTAGTAAAAAACAACCTTCTAGTTGATCACTTGTCCTGTGCTTAGTGCACTTTTGAGTGCACTCTGAAATAAAGAGATGACAGGAGAGAGCTTTACTCTCAGGATGAAGTAAGAATCTTTCCAACTCAGGGATCTCCTGGCATTAAGCACTTCTAAACATGTACTCAAAACCTTCCCTTTTTAACAGC is a window encoding:
- the PDIA6 gene encoding protein disulfide-isomerase A6 isoform X1 gives rise to the protein MRGGHGGARGASGAGRGGARHVGRGGGGGGRGSGAAMGVRGAGPLWWGTVSCTLFLAVNGLYSASDDVIELTPTNFNKEVIQSESLWLVEFYAPWCGHCQRLTPEWKKAATALKGVVKVGAVDADKHQSLGGQYGVRGFPTIKIFGANKNKAEDYQGGRTSDAIVDAALSALRSLVKERLSGRSGGYSSGKQSRESGGGDKKDVIELTDDSFDKNVINSDDVWMVEFYAPWCGHCKNLEPEWAAAATEVKEQTKGKVKLAAVDATVNQMLASRYGIRGFPTIKIFQKGEDPVDYDGGRTRSDIIARALDLFSDNAPPPELLEIISEDVLKSTCDAHQLCIISVLPHILDTGASGRNSYLDVMLKMAEKYKKKMWGWLWTEAGAQSDLESSLGIGGFGYPAMAAVNARKMKFALLKGSFSEQGINEFLRELSVGRGSTAPVGGGAFPKIHSVEPWDGKDGELPVEDDIDLSDVDLDDLGKDEL
- the PDIA6 gene encoding protein disulfide-isomerase A6 isoform X2; the protein is MRGGHGGARGASGAGRGGARHVGRGGGGGGRGSGAAMGVRGAGPLWWGTVSCTLFLAVNGLYSASDDVIELTPTNFNKEVIQSESLWLVEFYAPWCGHCQRLTPEWKKAATALKGVVKVGAVDADKHQSLGGQYGVRGFPTIKIFGANKNKAEDYQGGRTSDAIVDAALSALRSLVKERLSGRSGGYSSGKQSGGGDKKDVIELTDDSFDKNVINSDDVWMVEFYAPWCGHCKNLEPEWAAAATEVKEQTKGKVKLAAVDATVNQMLASRYGIRGFPTIKIFQKGEDPVDYDGGRTRSDIIARALDLFSDNAPPPELLEIISEDVLKSTCDAHQLCIISVLPHILDTGASGRNSYLDVMLKMAEKYKKKMWGWLWTEAGAQSDLESSLGIGGFGYPAMAAVNARKMKFALLKGSFSEQGINEFLRELSVGRGSTAPVGGGAFPKIHSVEPWDGKDGELPVEDDIDLSDVDLDDLGKDEL